In one Raphanus sativus cultivar WK10039 unplaced genomic scaffold, ASM80110v3 Scaffold2974, whole genome shotgun sequence genomic region, the following are encoded:
- the LOC108844330 gene encoding GTP 3',8-cyclase, mitochondrial isoform X2 gives MRRCLSKLTPRQMGFTTSNSFLVESRTITSTTSDRSLSSNAAQVDQTKHNPLSDMLVDSFGRFHTYLRISLTERCNLRCQYCMPSEGVELTPTPQLLSQSEIVRLAGLFVSSGVNKIRLTGGEPTVRKDIEEICMQLSSLKGLKNLAITTNGITLARKLPKLKECGLDSINISLDTLVPAKFEFLTRRKGHERVMQSIDSAIALGYNPVKVNCVVMRGLNDDEVCDFVELTRDKPINVRFIEFMPFDGNVWNVKKLVSYAEMMDKVVKRFPSIKRVQDHPTETAKNFTIDGHCGSVSFITSMTEHFCSGCNRLRLLADGNFKVCLFGPSEVSLRDPIRSGADDETLREIIGAAVKRKKAAHAGMLDIAKTANRPMIHIGG, from the exons ATGAGGAGATGCCTTTCCAAACTCACTCCCCGGCAAATGGGTTTCACCACTTCCAACTCTTTCTTG GTTGAGTCAAGAACCATTACTAGTACTACTAGTGACCGTTCATTAAGCAGCAATGCAGCTCAAGTTGATCAGACAAAACACAACCCTCTCTCAGACATGTTGGTTGATTCATTTGGTCGGTTTCATACCTACTTGAGGATCTCCTTGACAGAGCGTTGTAACCTCAGGTGTCAGTACTGCATGCCCTCCGAAGGCGTGGAGCTTACTCCTACGCCTCAGCTGCTCTCACAGTCCGAGATCGTTAGGTTAGCTGGTCTCTTCGTTTCTTCCGGTGTTAACAAGATTAGATTAACCGGTGGCGAGCCTACCGTGAGGAAAGACATCGAAGAGATCTGTATGCAGTTGTCCAGCTTAAAAGGGTTGAAGAACTTAGCTATTACTACTAATGGCATCACTCTAGCTAGAAAGCTACCGAAGCTTAAAGAATGTGGGCTTGATTCCATCAACATCAGCTTGGACACTCTTGTCCCTGCGAAGTTCGAGTTTCTGACTAGACGTAAAGGGCACGAGAGGGTTATGCAATCAATTGATTCCGCTATCGCTCTTGGATACAATCCTGTGAAG GTCAACTGTGTTGTCATGAGGGGATTGAACGATGATGAGGTTTGTGATTTTGTGGAATTGACGCGAGATAAGCCTATCAACGTCCGGTTCATAGAGTTTATGCCCTTTGATGGAAACGTTTGGAATGTAAAGAAGCTTGTGTCTTACGCTGAGATGATGGATAAAGTG GTAAAGCGCTTTCCGAGTATTAAACGTGTCCAAGATCACCCTACCGAAACAGCTAAGAACTTTACCATTGATGGGCACTGCGGTTCTGTGTCTTTCATCACATCTATGACAGAACACTTCTGTTCTGGCTGCAATAGGTTAAGATTACTTGCGGATGGGAACTTCAAAGTATGCTTGTTCGGTCCTTCAGAG GTTAGTTTGAGAGATCCTATCCGGTCTGGTGCTGATGACGAAACGCTAAGGGAAATTATAGGCGCTGCT GTGAAGAGGAAGAAAGCAGCACACGCTGGAATGCTTGACATTGCCAAGACAGCTAATAGGCCAATGATACACATTGGTGGCTGA
- the LOC108844330 gene encoding GTP 3',8-cyclase, mitochondrial isoform X1, which translates to MRRCLSKLTPRQMGFTTSNSFLQVESRTITSTTSDRSLSSNAAQVDQTKHNPLSDMLVDSFGRFHTYLRISLTERCNLRCQYCMPSEGVELTPTPQLLSQSEIVRLAGLFVSSGVNKIRLTGGEPTVRKDIEEICMQLSSLKGLKNLAITTNGITLARKLPKLKECGLDSINISLDTLVPAKFEFLTRRKGHERVMQSIDSAIALGYNPVKVNCVVMRGLNDDEVCDFVELTRDKPINVRFIEFMPFDGNVWNVKKLVSYAEMMDKVVKRFPSIKRVQDHPTETAKNFTIDGHCGSVSFITSMTEHFCSGCNRLRLLADGNFKVCLFGPSEVSLRDPIRSGADDETLREIIGAAVKRKKAAHAGMLDIAKTANRPMIHIGG; encoded by the exons ATGAGGAGATGCCTTTCCAAACTCACTCCCCGGCAAATGGGTTTCACCACTTCCAACTCTTTCTTG CAGGTTGAGTCAAGAACCATTACTAGTACTACTAGTGACCGTTCATTAAGCAGCAATGCAGCTCAAGTTGATCAGACAAAACACAACCCTCTCTCAGACATGTTGGTTGATTCATTTGGTCGGTTTCATACCTACTTGAGGATCTCCTTGACAGAGCGTTGTAACCTCAGGTGTCAGTACTGCATGCCCTCCGAAGGCGTGGAGCTTACTCCTACGCCTCAGCTGCTCTCACAGTCCGAGATCGTTAGGTTAGCTGGTCTCTTCGTTTCTTCCGGTGTTAACAAGATTAGATTAACCGGTGGCGAGCCTACCGTGAGGAAAGACATCGAAGAGATCTGTATGCAGTTGTCCAGCTTAAAAGGGTTGAAGAACTTAGCTATTACTACTAATGGCATCACTCTAGCTAGAAAGCTACCGAAGCTTAAAGAATGTGGGCTTGATTCCATCAACATCAGCTTGGACACTCTTGTCCCTGCGAAGTTCGAGTTTCTGACTAGACGTAAAGGGCACGAGAGGGTTATGCAATCAATTGATTCCGCTATCGCTCTTGGATACAATCCTGTGAAG GTCAACTGTGTTGTCATGAGGGGATTGAACGATGATGAGGTTTGTGATTTTGTGGAATTGACGCGAGATAAGCCTATCAACGTCCGGTTCATAGAGTTTATGCCCTTTGATGGAAACGTTTGGAATGTAAAGAAGCTTGTGTCTTACGCTGAGATGATGGATAAAGTG GTAAAGCGCTTTCCGAGTATTAAACGTGTCCAAGATCACCCTACCGAAACAGCTAAGAACTTTACCATTGATGGGCACTGCGGTTCTGTGTCTTTCATCACATCTATGACAGAACACTTCTGTTCTGGCTGCAATAGGTTAAGATTACTTGCGGATGGGAACTTCAAAGTATGCTTGTTCGGTCCTTCAGAG GTTAGTTTGAGAGATCCTATCCGGTCTGGTGCTGATGACGAAACGCTAAGGGAAATTATAGGCGCTGCT GTGAAGAGGAAGAAAGCAGCACACGCTGGAATGCTTGACATTGCCAAGACAGCTAATAGGCCAATGATACACATTGGTGGCTGA